In Bacteroidia bacterium, one DNA window encodes the following:
- a CDS encoding uroporphyrinogen-III synthase, with protein MNENPLKVKTILVSQPKPEGSKTIYDDLIAKYKLKVDFRPFIQIDPVPARELRKRSISILDHTAVILTSKNGVDHFFRICDEMRVTLPIEFKYFCTNEAIANYIQHYILMRKRKVFFPKKKGDNFFLKLLNTHKKENFLFACSDIRKPMIPDFLTKQGLQFTEAIMYYTVSADLSDLENVFYDIIVFFSPADIKSLYDNFPQFKQNNTRLAAFGQTTLQAIEEAGLNCQIPAPTPEAPSIVKAIENYIEAFGK; from the coding sequence ATGAATGAGAACCCTTTAAAAGTTAAGACAATCCTTGTTTCACAACCTAAGCCTGAAGGCTCAAAAACTATCTACGATGATTTAATTGCAAAATACAAACTCAAGGTTGACTTTCGTCCGTTTATTCAAATTGACCCGGTACCAGCCAGAGAATTAAGAAAAAGGAGCATTTCGATTTTAGATCATACCGCTGTCATTCTTACTTCCAAAAATGGCGTTGACCACTTCTTTAGAATATGCGATGAAATGCGCGTTACACTACCAATTGAATTCAAATATTTCTGTACAAACGAAGCAATTGCTAATTATATTCAGCACTATATATTAATGAGAAAAAGGAAAGTGTTTTTCCCAAAAAAGAAGGGAGATAACTTTTTTCTTAAACTCTTAAACACACATAAGAAAGAGAATTTTTTATTTGCTTGTTCTGATATCAGAAAACCAATGATTCCGGACTTTCTGACTAAACAAGGGTTACAGTTTACAGAAGCAATAATGTATTATACAGTTTCAGCTGACTTATCCGATTTGGAAAATGTTTTTTATGACATTATAGTGTTCTTTAGCCCGGCAGATATCAAATCCCTTTATGATAATTTCCCTCAGTTCAAACAAAATAACACAAGGCTTGCTGCTTTTGGGCAAACTACATTGCAAGCCATTGAAGAAGCAGGTCTAAATTGTCAAATACCGGCTCCTACTCCTGAAGCTCCGAGCATTGTAAAGGCTATTGAAAATTATATCGAAGCTTTCGGCAAATAA
- a CDS encoding DUF4271 domain-containing protein, with the protein MRFLAFVILFIINNLLSIAQSDSLAHINSNMADSTQKDSSQNATPRVEYKKQEKLNKDSIRNWNTVDSARIINPYYFHNSRQQEASITNDQHLRTQVTNFNYYYLLFFIFVVLLIFYSRFIPFKFKLQLRAFYGVSGLSELLSNDTSWFDTNKTLPFLISSVFISSLIATPLITLISPYIAYNYFIAFIGFLLFVCVFFGLRFIQTVIAHSLDFADIMGAFNIISLNTLYNLSLIGFPIIIFSLSFLKVNLYEHFATTILIIITLYSTRTLRGVFLCLRFEQRQLIYLIIYLCTLEIPLLLIGIKWISGYIEI; encoded by the coding sequence ATGAGATTTTTAGCTTTTGTAATATTATTCATAATCAACAACTTGCTCTCAATTGCTCAATCAGACTCATTAGCACACATAAACAGTAACATGGCTGACAGCACGCAAAAAGACTCAAGTCAGAATGCAACTCCACGTGTAGAGTATAAGAAACAAGAAAAATTAAATAAAGATTCCATTAGAAATTGGAACACGGTTGACTCTGCACGTATCATCAATCCCTATTATTTTCATAACAGCAGACAGCAAGAAGCAAGCATAACAAACGATCAGCATCTCCGCACTCAGGTAACAAATTTCAACTACTACTATCTTCTGTTTTTTATCTTCGTTGTCCTACTTATTTTTTATTCAAGGTTCATTCCATTCAAATTCAAACTCCAGCTCAGGGCTTTTTATGGAGTTTCAGGGCTATCTGAATTACTCTCAAATGACACGTCATGGTTTGACACAAACAAAACTCTACCATTTTTGATTAGCTCAGTTTTTATATCCAGTCTTATTGCTACCCCTCTCATCACACTCATTTCCCCTTATATTGCATACAATTATTTCATAGCATTTATAGGCTTCCTATTGTTTGTATGCGTATTTTTTGGATTAAGATTTATTCAAACCGTAATAGCACATTCATTGGATTTTGCTGATATCATGGGTGCATTTAATATTATATCTCTTAACACTTTATATAACCTATCACTCATCGGATTTCCTATTATTATTTTTTCACTCTCTTTTCTAAAAGTAAATCTTTACGAACACTTCGCAACTACCATATTGATTATCATTACATTATATTCAACAAGAACACTTAGAGGAGTATTTTTATGCCTACGTTTTGAACAAAGACAATTAATCTATTTAATTATTTATCTTTGCACCCTGGAAATTCCCCTATTATTAATAGGTATTAAATGGATTAGTGGCTATATAGAAATATGA
- a CDS encoding OsmC family protein translates to MSTSIVTYNGELRCELTHVKSSQTFITDAPTDNQGKGEAFSPTDLLATSLAACMFTIMGIYAKTSGIFIDGSKARVLKKMSTEPPRRVVGIEIEFDILLRNGNANSKEALMRSAKTCPVALSLSPEIEQKITFNFV, encoded by the coding sequence ATGAGTACATCAATCGTAACATATAATGGGGAGTTAAGATGTGAACTTACACATGTAAAATCCTCTCAAACCTTCATCACAGATGCCCCAACTGATAACCAAGGAAAAGGTGAAGCATTTTCACCCACTGATTTACTTGCAACTTCATTGGCTGCTTGCATGTTTACAATCATGGGAATCTATGCAAAAACAAGCGGTATATTCATTGATGGAAGCAAAGCTCGGGTTTTAAAGAAAATGTCAACTGAGCCTCCACGCAGGGTTGTAGGTATAGAAATTGAATTCGACATCCTTTTACGCAATGGCAATGCAAACAGTAAAGAAGCATTAATGCGAAGTGCCAAGACTTGCCCTGTTGCGCTAAGTCTATCACCCGAAATTGAACAGAAAATCACTTTTAACTTTGTTTAA
- the lipA gene encoding lipoyl synthase, whose translation MNELVEEKKQDRIIKPDWLKIKIPSGENYSKIKAITRDNNLHTICESGKCPNIAECWGRGTATFMILGNVCTRSCSFCAVQTGRPTHYDMDEPFRVADAIHKMGVKHAVITSVNRDELKDKGATVWADTIREVKKLNPNTTIETLIPDFKALWDLLYMVIDEKPHVVSHNMETVKRLYRIVRPQAKYERSLEQIQRTKERGARTKSGIMLGLGETPDEVYEAMDDLVAHGCEVLTLGQYLQPTKMHLEVKEYVTPDKFAHYKEEGLRRGFEIVESGARVRSSYHAEKHI comes from the coding sequence ATGAACGAATTGGTAGAGGAAAAGAAACAGGACAGAATAATCAAGCCTGATTGGCTTAAAATCAAAATACCATCCGGAGAAAACTATTCAAAAATAAAGGCAATTACTCGAGATAATAACCTGCATACAATTTGTGAATCAGGTAAATGCCCAAATATTGCAGAGTGTTGGGGACGCGGTACGGCTACTTTTATGATTCTCGGAAATGTTTGCACTCGCTCTTGTTCATTTTGTGCTGTGCAAACAGGTCGCCCGACTCACTATGATATGGACGAGCCATTCAGGGTGGCTGATGCAATCCACAAAATGGGAGTCAAGCATGCTGTAATAACGTCTGTGAATCGCGATGAACTCAAAGATAAAGGTGCAACCGTTTGGGCTGACACTATTCGTGAAGTAAAAAAACTTAATCCTAATACCACTATTGAAACACTCATACCCGATTTCAAAGCTCTGTGGGATTTGCTGTATATGGTAATTGACGAAAAGCCGCATGTTGTTTCACATAATATGGAAACCGTAAAAAGACTTTATAGAATTGTTCGCCCTCAAGCCAAGTATGAAAGAAGTTTGGAACAAATTCAAAGAACAAAAGAAAGAGGAGCCAGAACTAAATCAGGAATTATGCTCGGATTAGGCGAAACACCTGATGAAGTATATGAAGCAATGGACGATTTGGTTGCACACGGATGCGAAGTCCTTACCTTAGGCCAATATTTACAACCTACAAAGATGCATTTGGAAGTGAAAGAATATGTAACCCCTGACAAATTCGCACATTATAAAGAAGAAGGACTTAGAAGAGGGTTTGAAATTGTTGAGAGTGGTGCACGAGTGAGGTCTTCATATCATGCAGAAAAACATATATGA
- a CDS encoding PKD domain-containing protein, which produces MGLPTYEWDLGDGNSSISKDVLVAYNQPGEYTVSLTVTTDNGCYGHVAKSVTSYANPVPNFEFPALKCMGNIVPFKNTTTIAFSNWTSKWQFGVGEGASNDMHPLYEFTKIGIAKVKLVTTSEFGCSDSIIKNVQIEHTPIINITNNDACVGYPTIFNSNVDVPSNLTATYKWNIDLVNYLDETPAVIFKYADYEVVKVDVAFSNGCQASATKRVQSAHRPKADFNVNSAVCSGQMIDLYNTTLVKFGAPKYTWNLGDGSVFVDEHAPKYIYSNNQSKDYTITLIATSPLGTCPDTFSKTVSVGVTPVCDFTVSDIYMPGHRGYEFKSVSQSGVQYDWDFGDGMKSNAPNSNHQFSRDGVYSVKLKISTPEGCSCEKIISHHVVNLGLSDVFAKSGLVIFPIPSTGVINLVNKGNVNIESIKVVNTIGSVVYFSSVNIADNSFSIDLTKNAAGVYLVQVKTIEGVILTQKIVIEK; this is translated from the coding sequence ATCGGTCTTCCAACTTATGAATGGGATTTGGGTGATGGCAATTCAAGTATTTCTAAAGATGTTTTAGTTGCATACAATCAACCCGGTGAATATACAGTCTCACTTACTGTAACTACAGATAATGGATGTTATGGACATGTTGCAAAGTCCGTTACTTCTTATGCGAATCCTGTTCCTAATTTTGAATTCCCTGCATTAAAGTGTATGGGTAATATTGTTCCCTTTAAGAACACTACAACTATAGCATTCTCAAATTGGACAAGTAAGTGGCAGTTCGGTGTTGGCGAAGGTGCTTCTAATGACATGCATCCATTGTATGAATTTACCAAAATTGGAATTGCAAAAGTGAAATTGGTAACAACTTCTGAATTTGGTTGTTCGGATTCAATTATTAAGAATGTACAAATTGAGCATACGCCAATAATTAATATTACGAATAATGATGCTTGTGTAGGGTATCCTACTATCTTCAACAGTAATGTAGATGTGCCCTCAAATTTGACTGCTACATATAAATGGAATATTGACTTAGTTAATTATTTGGATGAAACACCGGCTGTGATATTTAAGTATGCTGATTATGAGGTTGTAAAAGTTGATGTAGCTTTCTCAAATGGATGTCAAGCTTCTGCTACAAAGCGTGTACAATCAGCGCATCGACCCAAAGCCGATTTTAATGTTAATAGTGCCGTTTGTTCAGGTCAAATGATTGATTTGTATAACACTACATTAGTTAAGTTTGGGGCACCTAAATATACATGGAATTTAGGAGACGGTTCAGTGTTTGTTGATGAACATGCGCCAAAGTATATATATAGTAATAATCAATCCAAAGACTATACAATTACACTGATTGCTACCTCTCCGCTAGGCACATGTCCTGATACGTTCTCTAAGACGGTCTCTGTTGGCGTTACACCTGTATGCGACTTTACTGTGTCAGATATTTATATGCCCGGGCATAGAGGGTATGAATTCAAGTCTGTCTCTCAATCAGGTGTGCAATACGATTGGGATTTTGGAGATGGCATGAAGTCTAATGCCCCAAATAGTAACCACCAATTCTCTCGTGATGGAGTTTATAGTGTCAAACTTAAAATATCAACTCCCGAAGGTTGTAGTTGTGAAAAAATAATTTCACATCATGTTGTTAATCTTGGGTTGTCGGATGTATTTGCAAAGTCAGGACTGGTTATATTTCCTATTCCATCAACCGGTGTTATAAATTTGGTAAATAAAGGAAATGTCAATATTGAATCAATTAAGGTGGTCAATACAATTGGTTCTGTGGTGTATTTTAGTAGTGTAAATATAGCAGACAATAGTTTCTCTATTGATTTAACAAAAAATGCTGCGGGAGTTTATTTAGTTCAGGTTAAAACTATAGAGGGTGTGATACTCACTCAGAAGATTGTGATAGAGAAATAA
- a CDS encoding class I SAM-dependent methyltransferase: MSIISYSDFIELREKIHSSKLSFFLGKFSLRAFKRVQSHWNAGALPPTNWWNIPLVRKRWNKMITGNDNQSYINYVIEKYLHNCTNLNMLSIGCGTGSQELDFLKSNVFTSITAIDLAFQNIQYAQSRTNDERIQFIHSSFEQFESQQTFDIILFHSSLHHLKNLEQVIAKIKTMLSNKGIIIIHEYTGPDRIQWNHKQLDVVNSILNTIPQNKRTYLSGKIKKRQTAPGLLRMLIADPSEAVESSKILPLLNAHFQMLELNGYGGNILVPLLKGISQHFIEESEENFNLLNHFFNVEDSYLVSQTDDFHFGVYKKTAVTLLYNGC; encoded by the coding sequence TTGAGCATTATATCTTATTCCGACTTTATTGAGTTAAGAGAGAAAATTCATTCCTCAAAGCTTTCCTTCTTTTTAGGCAAATTCTCATTGCGAGCATTTAAAAGAGTGCAATCCCATTGGAACGCAGGGGCACTACCTCCAACAAATTGGTGGAATATCCCATTAGTTCGCAAAAGATGGAACAAGATGATAACAGGTAACGATAATCAATCATACATAAATTATGTAATAGAAAAGTATTTACATAACTGCACAAATCTCAACATGCTTTCAATAGGTTGTGGCACTGGAAGTCAAGAACTTGACTTCCTCAAAAGCAACGTTTTTACGTCAATAACAGCAATCGACCTTGCTTTTCAAAATATTCAATATGCTCAATCACGAACCAATGATGAACGCATACAGTTTATCCATAGCAGTTTTGAGCAGTTTGAGTCGCAGCAAACATTTGATATTATTTTGTTTCATTCCTCTTTACATCACTTAAAGAACTTAGAACAAGTGATTGCGAAAATTAAAACCATGTTAAGCAATAAAGGGATCATCATCATTCATGAATACACCGGTCCGGACAGGATTCAATGGAATCACAAACAACTTGATGTTGTGAACTCCATACTCAACACAATTCCTCAAAACAAACGTACTTATTTAAGCGGGAAAATCAAAAAAAGACAAACAGCACCTGGATTGCTACGGATGTTGATTGCTGATCCATCTGAAGCTGTTGAATCTTCAAAAATATTACCCCTACTGAACGCACACTTTCAAATGCTTGAGTTGAACGGATACGGAGGCAATATCTTAGTTCCACTCTTAAAAGGAATCAGTCAACATTTTATTGAAGAAAGTGAGGAGAACTTTAACTTGTTAAATCACTTTTTCAATGTTGAAGACAGCTATTTAGTCTCTCAAACTGATGACTTTCATTTTGGGGTCTATAAAAAAACAGCCGTTACACTGTTGTATAACGGCTGCTAG
- a CDS encoding type B 50S ribosomal protein L31: MKKDIHPSNYRHVVFKDMSSDYEFLTKSCVNTKETIKWKDGNEYPLFKIEISDKSHPFFTGKHTFIDTAGRVDKFNKRYAKK; encoded by the coding sequence ATGAAAAAAGATATTCACCCAAGCAATTATAGACATGTGGTATTTAAGGACATGTCCTCAGACTATGAGTTTCTTACTAAATCTTGTGTAAACACAAAAGAAACCATCAAATGGAAAGATGGAAATGAATACCCATTGTTTAAGATTGAGATTTCAGATAAATCTCACCCATTCTTTACCGGAAAACATACATTTATTGACACTGCAGGTAGAGTTGATAAATTCAACAAGCGTTACGCAAAAAAATAA
- a CDS encoding phosphoribosyltransferase, whose protein sequence is MEKRDYILNDAQIRQRVKRIAYEILENNLNEKVVLIGGVGQRGGLLAELIAKEVDSLKEIKTKLFSIVTLIGKVKLSVDTKELKDQTIIIVDDVLNTGKTLMDILVVVASNEPKRVETCFLAQRSHRKFPVKGDYVGISMATTFQEHIYFDASNPNKLSVYLE, encoded by the coding sequence ATGGAAAAGAGAGATTACATTTTAAATGATGCACAAATCAGACAAAGGGTTAAAAGAATTGCTTATGAAATTCTTGAAAACAATCTGAATGAAAAGGTCGTATTGATTGGAGGTGTAGGTCAAAGAGGAGGGTTGTTGGCAGAACTGATTGCCAAGGAAGTTGATAGTTTAAAAGAGATTAAAACCAAACTTTTTTCTATTGTTACACTCATTGGGAAGGTAAAATTAAGTGTTGATACCAAGGAGCTAAAGGACCAAACAATCATCATTGTCGATGATGTATTAAATACCGGTAAGACCTTGATGGATATATTAGTGGTTGTTGCATCCAATGAACCAAAGCGTGTTGAAACTTGTTTCTTGGCTCAACGCAGCCATAGAAAATTTCCTGTTAAGGGTGATTATGTAGGAATTTCAATGGCCACTACTTTTCAGGAGCATATTTATTTTGACGCAAGCAATCCTAATAAGCTCAGTGTCTATTTAGAATAA
- a CDS encoding transketolase family protein has product MNISTEIKDLKDTRSGFGAGLLEAGRKNKDVVALCADLTGSLKMDAFQKEFPERFFQTGIAEANMMGLAAGLASGGKIPFTGTFANFSTGRVYDQIRQSIAYSNKNVKICASHAGLTLGEDGATHQILEDIGLMKMLPGMTVINPCDYNQTKAATLAILEHRGPVYLRFGRPKWPVFYPVDQKFEIGKAWKIQDGSDVSIFATGHLVWEAVKAAEVLTQEGISVDLINIHTIKPIDTDAILHSVNKTGCVVSAEEHNKIGGLGDSIAQVLAIHKPTPMEYVAVNDSFGESGTPEELLVKYGLTANDIIAAARKAIQRKQ; this is encoded by the coding sequence ATGAACATTAGCACAGAAATAAAAGATTTGAAGGACACCCGTTCAGGCTTTGGAGCAGGGTTGTTAGAAGCAGGTAGAAAAAATAAAGATGTAGTAGCACTTTGTGCAGACCTAACCGGCTCACTAAAAATGGATGCATTTCAGAAAGAATTTCCTGAACGATTTTTCCAAACAGGAATTGCAGAAGCAAACATGATGGGATTGGCAGCAGGATTAGCCTCAGGAGGAAAAATTCCGTTTACGGGTACCTTTGCAAACTTTTCTACCGGTAGGGTATATGACCAAATCAGACAATCCATAGCTTATTCTAATAAAAATGTAAAAATATGTGCTTCTCATGCAGGATTAACACTTGGAGAAGATGGCGCAACTCATCAGATATTGGAAGATATTGGATTGATGAAAATGTTGCCCGGCATGACTGTTATCAACCCCTGCGATTACAATCAAACGAAAGCTGCAACGCTTGCCATTTTAGAACACCGCGGTCCTGTTTACCTACGATTTGGCAGACCAAAATGGCCCGTATTTTATCCTGTAGATCAAAAATTTGAGATTGGAAAAGCATGGAAAATTCAGGACGGAAGTGATGTCAGCATTTTTGCGACCGGGCATCTCGTCTGGGAAGCTGTTAAGGCTGCAGAAGTACTCACTCAAGAAGGTATTTCTGTTGATTTAATCAACATCCATACAATTAAGCCTATTGATACAGATGCAATTCTTCATTCAGTAAATAAAACAGGTTGCGTGGTGAGTGCAGAAGAACATAATAAAATTGGGGGACTTGGAGACAGTATTGCACAAGTATTAGCAATACACAAACCTACGCCTATGGAATATGTTGCGGTTAATGATTCATTTGGCGAAAGTGGCACTCCTGAAGAGTTGCTGGTCAAGTATGGTCTGACTGCAAATGATATTATTGCTGCAGCAAGAAAGGCAATACAGCGTAAGCAATAG
- a CDS encoding VWA domain-containing protein, giving the protein MQLILKKVSIAFFSLILLTGFKLSGQVQTKTPNIKSRILIIFDASGSMNAQFGSTDRMTAAKEMLYKMVDSLASFPNVELALRVYGHQTDLKFNDCNDTKLEIPFAPYNHELIKKKVSTLRPRGYTPIARSLGQSVNDFPQGDKSVRNLIILITDGLEECDGNPCEVSQELQNKGIFLKPFIIGVGSDPEVFRKFFSCAGNYYDANSMSEFETVIGVVISQALNATSCQISLVDGNKKPLETNVNMTIYDATTGVELYNYYHTMNVYGVPDTLFLDPMRRYNIRVHTMPNVYKENISLIPGKHNIIALDAGQGTLKLVVDGVTRYDRLQAIVRIKGDMKTVFAQDFNTSKKYLNGEYDIEILSTPPIFVNIKISQDKVTEIKIPQPGKLNLTKTKDYVAAIYRMEGGKTIWVADIDERRSNQVIVMQPGNYFVIGRLRSETKTIYTFQKEFTVLSGKVTDFTF; this is encoded by the coding sequence ATGCAACTCATTCTCAAGAAAGTTTCCATTGCCTTTTTCAGTCTGATTCTGTTAACCGGTTTCAAACTATCCGGACAGGTTCAAACCAAAACACCTAACATTAAGTCACGTATTCTCATCATATTTGATGCTTCCGGAAGTATGAATGCACAATTTGGCAGCACAGATCGCATGACCGCAGCCAAAGAAATGTTATACAAAATGGTGGACAGCTTAGCTTCTTTTCCCAATGTTGAACTTGCATTACGCGTTTATGGGCACCAAACAGACTTAAAATTCAATGATTGCAATGACACCAAATTGGAGATACCTTTTGCTCCATATAATCATGAATTAATTAAGAAAAAAGTTTCCACTCTTAGACCGCGAGGCTATACACCTATTGCTCGTTCACTTGGACAGTCAGTAAACGACTTCCCACAAGGTGATAAATCAGTGAGAAACCTTATTATTCTCATAACAGACGGATTAGAAGAATGTGACGGCAACCCCTGTGAAGTCAGTCAAGAGCTTCAAAATAAAGGTATATTTCTAAAACCGTTTATCATTGGAGTTGGCTCAGATCCGGAAGTTTTTAGAAAATTTTTCTCTTGTGCCGGAAATTATTACGATGCTAATTCAATGAGTGAGTTCGAAACCGTTATTGGCGTAGTTATTTCGCAAGCATTAAATGCAACCAGTTGCCAGATTAGCTTAGTAGATGGAAATAAAAAGCCGTTAGAAACCAATGTAAACATGACAATCTATGATGCGACAACAGGTGTTGAACTATACAACTACTATCACACAATGAATGTATATGGCGTTCCTGATACACTTTTCTTAGATCCTATGCGCAGATATAATATCAGAGTGCACACAATGCCAAACGTTTATAAAGAAAATATTTCGCTCATCCCAGGCAAACACAATATCATAGCATTGGATGCAGGTCAGGGGACTTTAAAATTAGTTGTAGATGGTGTTACACGTTACGATAGACTACAAGCAATTGTAAGAATTAAAGGGGATATGAAAACTGTCTTTGCACAAGACTTTAATACTTCAAAAAAGTATTTAAATGGTGAATACGATATTGAAATACTATCCACTCCTCCAATCTTTGTAAACATTAAGATATCACAAGACAAAGTAACCGAAATCAAGATTCCTCAACCCGGCAAACTGAATCTTACAAAAACTAAAGATTATGTAGCAGCTATATACAGAATGGAAGGCGGCAAGACTATTTGGGTTGCAGACATTGATGAAAGAAGAAGTAATCAAGTCATTGTGATGCAGCCGGGCAACTATTTTGTTATCGGAAGATTGCGGAGTGAAACAAAAACCATATACACTTTCCAAAAAGAATTTACAGTACTTTCCGGAAAAGTAACAGATTTTACATTTTAA
- a CDS encoding transketolase, with amino-acid sequence MYSAAVTDVNKLKNIASQVRRDIVRMVHAVQSGHPGGSLGCADYFTALYFHIMNHNPNHFTIEGHGEDIFILSNGHISPALYSVLARNGYFPIEELATFRKLNSRLQGHPTTMEHLPGIRVATGSLGQGLSFATGVALQKKLDADPSIVYVNLGDGELQEGQNWEAIMYAAHNQVDNLIATIDFNKQQIDGSTVDIMGFDNLRNKFESFGWLVMEMNGNNMEQILQKMKEAKEKTGMDKPIAVIMKTEMGAGVDFMMGSHKWHGIPPNDQQLADALAQLPETLGDY; translated from the coding sequence ATGTATTCAGCAGCCGTAACAGACGTCAACAAGCTCAAAAATATTGCTTCACAAGTAAGACGAGACATAGTACGCATGGTTCATGCAGTCCAATCCGGGCACCCCGGAGGCTCATTGGGTTGTGCAGATTATTTTACTGCACTTTATTTTCATATTATGAACCACAATCCCAATCATTTTACAATTGAAGGGCATGGTGAAGATATTTTCATTTTGAGTAATGGTCATATTAGTCCGGCTTTATACAGTGTGTTGGCTCGAAACGGATATTTCCCTATTGAGGAACTTGCTACATTCCGCAAATTAAACTCCAGACTTCAAGGGCACCCGACTACAATGGAACATCTTCCCGGAATTAGGGTTGCAACCGGATCACTGGGTCAAGGATTGAGTTTTGCTACCGGAGTAGCATTGCAAAAAAAATTGGATGCTGACCCAAGTATTGTTTATGTAAATCTGGGAGATGGAGAATTACAAGAAGGTCAAAATTGGGAAGCTATCATGTATGCAGCACATAACCAAGTTGACAACCTTATCGCAACAATTGATTTTAACAAACAACAGATTGATGGTTCAACCGTTGATATTATGGGCTTTGACAATCTTCGCAACAAGTTTGAATCTTTTGGCTGGTTGGTAATGGAGATGAATGGTAACAATATGGAACAAATCTTGCAAAAGATGAAAGAAGCTAAAGAAAAAACAGGTATGGACAAGCCAATTGCGGTTATTATGAAAACTGAAATGGGTGCCGGTGTGGACTTTATGATGGGGTCACATAAATGGCACGGTATTCCGCCTAATGACCAACAACTTGCAGATGCCTTGGCACAACTACCCGAGACTCTTGGTGATTATTAA